A genome region from Arthrobacter agilis includes the following:
- a CDS encoding DNA-formamidopyrimidine glycosylase family protein: protein MPEGDSVFRLAVRLRRSLDGRTLRRGDLRVAAHATDALDGQRVVEHATHGKHLLTRFDGGLTLHTHLRMQGSWTVTAPGRRLPRRLLPDVRVILEAADGPTAYGLDLPVVDLLPTRAEDDVVGHLGPDPLRDDWSAEEAVRRLQRSPGERVAAALLDQRNVAGFGNLWANELCFLRGVHPDTAVADVDVPALVALGARCLRFSATQPGAHQVTTGNTRKGEQHWVAGRAGKACLRCGTAVLVRAEVPGDPGRRRTWWCPHCQPIVSG, encoded by the coding sequence ATGCCCGAGGGCGACAGCGTCTTCCGTCTGGCCGTGCGCCTGCGGCGATCCCTCGACGGCCGGACCCTGCGGCGGGGGGACCTGCGTGTGGCCGCGCATGCGACGGACGCCCTCGACGGACAGCGGGTGGTGGAGCACGCCACGCACGGGAAGCACCTGCTGACCCGGTTCGACGGCGGGCTGACGCTGCACACGCACCTGCGGATGCAGGGGTCCTGGACGGTCACGGCGCCGGGCAGGAGGCTGCCCCGCAGACTGCTGCCGGACGTGCGCGTGATCCTCGAGGCGGCGGACGGCCCGACGGCGTACGGGCTCGATCTCCCCGTCGTCGACCTGCTGCCCACGCGTGCCGAGGACGACGTCGTCGGGCACCTCGGACCGGACCCGCTCCGCGACGACTGGTCGGCCGAGGAAGCGGTCCGCCGCCTGCAGCGCTCCCCGGGCGAACGGGTGGCCGCAGCCCTGCTCGATCAGCGCAACGTCGCGGGTTTCGGCAACCTCTGGGCGAACGAACTCTGCTTCCTCCGCGGCGTCCACCCGGACACGGCCGTGGCCGACGTCGACGTCCCCGCCCTCGTGGCCCTCGGTGCCCGCTGCCTCCGCTTCTCCGCCACGCAGCCCGGCGCGCACCAGGTCACCACGGGCAACACCCGCAAGGGGGAGCAGCACTGGGTGGCCGGCAGGGCCGGGAAGGCCTGCCTGCGGTGCGGAACGGCCGTGCTCGTCCGGGCCGAGGTGCCCGGTGACCCGGGCCGCCGTCGTACCTGGTGGTGTCCGCACTGCCAGCCGATCGTCTCCGGCTGA
- a CDS encoding NAD(P)/FAD-dependent oxidoreductase — MDTQGRYDVVIVGGGVSGLSAALVLGRARRNVVVIDAGTPRNAPADAAYGFVTRDGTAPGQLVALARQDLAPYGVEFLDAGAETAREVTEGWSVTTADGRSVEGRHLVLATGLRDVLPAVPGAREAWGRGLLQCPYCHGWEVRDQPLGVLGSSPASLDQALLVRQWSPDVTFFPHTLEPLSTDGERRLRARGVRIAEGRVEGLVLEDGDDDAPRALRGVRLEDGTVQPCTAVFCEPAADAALPLIDDLGCEMRDDGCVATNDIGRTSVDGVWAVGNAADPAAQLVPAAGDAYRVAVAVNAMLVQADCAACLDAEEAVSGGI; from the coding sequence ATGGACACGCAGGGAAGGTACGACGTCGTCATCGTCGGCGGGGGAGTGTCGGGCCTGAGCGCAGCGCTCGTCCTCGGCCGGGCCCGGCGGAACGTCGTGGTCATCGACGCGGGGACCCCGCGCAACGCACCCGCCGACGCCGCCTACGGATTCGTCACGAGGGACGGCACGGCGCCCGGGCAGCTCGTCGCGCTGGCACGGCAGGACCTCGCACCGTACGGTGTGGAGTTCCTCGATGCCGGTGCCGAGACGGCCCGGGAGGTCACGGAGGGGTGGTCGGTCACGACCGCCGACGGTCGGTCGGTCGAGGGGCGGCACCTCGTGCTGGCCACCGGTCTCCGTGACGTCCTGCCGGCGGTCCCGGGGGCGCGGGAGGCCTGGGGGCGTGGCCTGCTGCAGTGCCCGTACTGCCATGGCTGGGAGGTGAGGGACCAGCCCCTCGGTGTGCTGGGCTCCTCGCCGGCGTCCCTCGACCAGGCGCTGCTGGTACGGCAATGGTCGCCCGACGTGACCTTCTTCCCGCACACCCTCGAACCGTTGTCGACGGACGGGGAGCGACGCCTGCGGGCCCGTGGCGTGCGGATCGCCGAGGGACGTGTCGAGGGCCTCGTCCTGGAGGACGGGGACGACGACGCCCCCCGGGCCCTGCGGGGCGTCCGGCTGGAGGACGGCACCGTGCAGCCGTGTACGGCGGTGTTCTGCGAGCCCGCCGCCGACGCCGCCCTGCCCCTGATCGACGACCTCGGGTGCGAGATGCGCGACGACGGATGCGTGGCCACGAACGACATCGGACGGACCTCGGTGGACGGCGTGTGGGCCGTCGGGAACGCGGCGGACCCCGCGGCGCAACTGGTGCCGGCTGCGGGCGACGCCTACCGCGTCGCCGTGGCCGTCAACGCCATGCTCGTCCAGGCCGACTGCGCGGCGTGCCTCGACGCGGAGGAAGCGGTGAGCGGGGGCATCTGA
- the malQ gene encoding 4-alpha-glucanotransferase: MVGTRAETYPPGAPEWDGVGRPGSPGALEYAERHAARIEFHEWLQWLLDEQLQEAQLEATGAGMRIGVVHDLAVGVHPSGADAWALQDVLASGISVGAPPDMFNQHGQDWSQPPWHPDRLAASGYAAFRDMLRNILRHAGGIRVDHILGLFRLWWIPQGAAPGAGAYVYYDHRALIGILVLEAERAGAVVVGEDLGVFEPGVQEYLGERGVFGTSILWFEQDEDGPLPPEAYREGCLTTVTVHDLPPSAGYLAGEHVVLRERLGLLSRPVAEEQAEDRAVQEKFLALLRQRGLLDAASPDVQQTVEALHAFIAQTPSVLLGVALADAVGERRTQNQPGTNDEYPNWRIPLADADGRAVLVEDLAGNARFASLVASLGLPSDGGGPAGPIT; the protein is encoded by the coding sequence CTGGTCGGCACTCGCGCCGAGACCTATCCTCCGGGCGCACCGGAATGGGACGGAGTCGGCCGCCCTGGTTCACCGGGAGCCCTCGAGTACGCCGAGCGCCACGCGGCCCGGATCGAGTTCCACGAGTGGCTGCAGTGGCTCCTCGACGAGCAGTTGCAGGAGGCCCAGCTGGAGGCCACCGGTGCGGGGATGCGCATCGGGGTGGTGCACGACCTCGCTGTGGGTGTCCACCCCAGCGGTGCGGACGCGTGGGCGCTGCAGGACGTCCTCGCCTCGGGCATCAGCGTGGGTGCGCCACCGGACATGTTCAACCAGCACGGCCAGGACTGGAGCCAGCCGCCGTGGCACCCGGACCGCCTCGCCGCCTCCGGGTACGCGGCCTTCCGCGACATGCTCCGCAACATCCTCCGGCACGCGGGCGGCATTCGGGTGGACCACATCCTGGGCCTGTTCCGCCTGTGGTGGATCCCGCAGGGTGCGGCACCCGGGGCGGGCGCGTACGTCTACTACGACCACAGGGCGCTGATCGGCATCCTGGTGCTGGAGGCCGAGCGGGCCGGAGCGGTCGTGGTGGGCGAGGACCTCGGTGTCTTCGAGCCGGGCGTGCAGGAGTACCTGGGCGAGCGCGGGGTCTTCGGCACCTCGATCCTCTGGTTCGAGCAGGACGAGGACGGCCCCCTGCCGCCCGAGGCCTACCGGGAGGGGTGCCTGACCACTGTGACGGTGCACGACCTCCCGCCGAGCGCGGGCTACCTGGCGGGCGAGCACGTGGTGCTGCGCGAGAGGCTCGGCCTGCTCAGCCGCCCGGTCGCGGAGGAGCAGGCCGAGGACCGTGCCGTCCAGGAGAAGTTCCTCGCACTCCTGCGTCAGCGCGGCCTGCTCGATGCTGCGTCACCGGACGTCCAGCAGACCGTCGAGGCGCTCCATGCCTTCATCGCCCAGACCCCCTCGGTGCTGCTCGGTGTCGCGCTCGCCGACGCCGTCGGGGAACGCCGCACCCAGAACCAGCCCGGGACCAACGACGAGTACCCCAACTGGCGGATCCCCCTCGCGGACGCCGACGGACGGGCCGTCCTCGTCGAGGACCTGGCCGGGAACGCACGCTTCGCCTCGCTCGTCGCGTCGCTGGGTCTTCCCTCCGACGGCGGGGGACCGGCAGGGCCGATCACCTGA